The window CGTCGAGCTGACCTGGGCCCTGCTCCTCGGCCTCGCCCGCGGCATCGTCCCCGAGGCCACCGCGCTGCGCCTCGGCGGCCCCTGGCAGTCCACCGTCGGCGCCGACCTGCACGGCCGCCGCCTCGGCCTGCTCGGGCTGGGGAAGATCGGCAGCCGGGTCGCCCAGGTGGGCCTCGCCTTCGGCATGGAGGTGGTGGCCTGGAGCCAGAACCTCACCAAGGAGCGCACCGACGAGGTGGGCACCGGCCTCGCGGCCTCCAAGGAGGAGCTCCTGGAGACCAGCGACTTCGTCTCGGTCCACCTGGCGCTGAGCGACCGCACGCGGGGCCTGCTGGGCGCCGCGGAGCTCGGCCTGATGCGGCCCACCAGCTATCTGATCAACACCTCGCGGGCCGCCATCGTCGACCAGGACGCGCTCCTCGCGGCGCTGCACGGCGGGACCATCGCCGGCGCCGGCGTCGACGTCTTCGACGTCGAGCCGCTGCCGGAGGACCACCCGATGCGCAGCGCGCCCCGCCTGCTCGCGACCCCGCACCTCGGCTACGTCTCCCGCAGCAACTACGCGACCTACTACGGCCACGCCGTCGAGGACATCCAGGCGTTCCTGGCGGGCTCGCCCGTCCGCCGCCTCGGCTGAGGCGGAACCCGCCCGGCCCCGGCCGGCCGCCTCGCGCCGGCCGGCCACCCGTCCCACCTCTTTCCCTTGCCCCACCCGTCCCACCGGAGCACTTCTGTGAGCATCATCAGCACGGCTCGTCGCACGATGAAACTCGGTGCCTTCCTCCCGGCGCCCGGACACCACGTCGCCGCCTGGCGGCACCCCAACGCCCGCCCGGACGGGGGCCTCGACTTCGCCTACTACCGCTCCCTGGTGCAGACCGCCGAGCGCGGCAAGTTCGACATGGTCTTCCTCTCCGACGGCGCGGGCGTCCGCACGCACTACAGGGACGCCGACGAGCTCAGCCGCCAGGGCCGCATGGTCCACTTCGAGCCGCTCACGCTGCTGTCGGCCCTCGCCGTGCACACCACGCACATCGGCCTCACGGCGACCGCGTCCACCACGTACAACGAGCCCTTCAACGTCGCGCGGAAGTTCTCCTCCCTCGACCACCTCAGCGCCGGGCGCGCGGGCTGGAACGTCGTCACCTCGGTGACGGACGCCGAGGCGCAGAACTTCAACCTGGACCGGCAGCCCGCGCACGCCGCGCGCTACCACCGGGCGCGGGAGTTCATGGAGGTCGTCACCGGCCTGTGGGACTCCTGGGAGGACGACGCGTTCCTCTACGACAAGGAGTCCGGCCGCTACTTCGACCCCGCGAAGCTGCACGTCCTCGGCCACAAGGGCGAGCACTTCCAGGTGCGCGGCCCCCTCAACCTCGCCCGCTCCCCGCAGGGCCGGCCCGTCATCGTGCAGGCCGGCTCCTCGGGCGACGGCATGGACTTCGCGGCCCGGTGGGCCGAGGTCGTCTTCACCGCGCAGCAGACCCTCGGCCAGGCCCAGGTCTTCTACAAGGACGTCAAGGACCGGGTGGCCGGCCACGGCCGCAACCCCGACGACGTCAAGGTCCTCCCCGGCGTCTTCATCGTGGCCGGCCGCACGCAGGCCGAGGCCGAGGACAAGTACGCCGTCCTGCAGGACCTCGTCGATCCCGTCGTCGGGCTCGGCCTGCTCACCGGCCTCCTCGGCGACGTCGACATCTCCCACCTCCCGCTGGACGGCCCGCTGCCCGAACTCCCGCCCACCGAGGGCAGCACCAGCCGGCAGCAGCTCGTCTACGAGCAGGCCCGCAGCCAGGGCCTGACCATCCGGGAGCTGTTCCTCTCCGTCGCCGGCGGCCGCGGCCACCGCTTCCTGCTCGGCACGCCGGAGACCATCGCCGACGAGCTCGAATCCTGGTTCACCGAGGGCGGCGCCGACGGCTTCAACGTCATGCCCGGCTACCTCCCGGACGGCCTCGACGACATCGTGGACCTCGTCGTCCCCGAGCTGCAGCGCCGCGGGCTGTTCCGCACCGAGTACGAGGGCACCACGCTGCGCGACCACCTCGGGCTGCAGCGCCCCGCCTTCGCACCCACCGGGAGCGGGTCGTGACCGTCGACGCCACCACCCTGCGCTCGGTGCTCCGGGCCCACGCCTCGGGCGTGGCCGTCCTCACGGCGGCCACCCCGGCCGGGCCCGTCGGGGTGACCATCACCTCCTTCACCTCGCTGAGCGCCGAACCCGCCCTGGTCTCCTTCGCCCTGGCCGACTCCTCGTCGACGTGGGCGCGCATGAAGGACGCGCACTGGTTCGGCATCCAGACGCTGGGGGCCGGTCAGACCGAGCTGGCGGAACGGTTCGCCGCCAAGGGCGCCGACCGGTTCGCGCCGCCCACGCGCTGGAGCACCGGCCCCCACGGCGTACCGCTGCTGGAGGGCTGCCCGGCGCGGCTCGTCTGCTCGCGCCGCGAGGTGGTCCGGGCCGGCGACCACCACCTGGTCGTGGCCGCCGTCGAGCACGCCGAGCGCGGCGAGCCCGCCGACGGCCTGGTCCACCTGCACGGCGCCCTGCGCGCCGTCGGCTCCACCACACCCGCAAGGATCTGACCCGTGCACAAAATCCTCCTCTTCTCCCGCCGTTCCCTCGGCAAGCGCCCCCTGCAGGAGTGGCTCGGCGCAACGGCCGGCAACGTCGTGCTGGTGACGCCGCGCACCGCCGTCGAGGGCGCCGAAGACGTCGTCGAGCAGCACTTCCTCGGCCACGCACTCGTCGACTCCTACGACTCCTGGGCGGCCGACCGGGCGGCGGAGACGGCCGCCCGCTCCTTCGGGGTCGGCCTCGTCGCCAGCACCAGCGAGGACGACGTCATCCGGGCCGCCCGGCTGCGCGAGCGGCTCGGCCTGCCCGGCCAGCACACCGCCTCCGCGCTCGCCTACCGGGACAAGGCCGTCATGAAGCGGCTCGCCCGGGACGCCGGTCTGACGGTGCCCGCCTTCGCGCCCGTCGACGACGCGATGGACCTGCTGGACTTCATCGACGCCCACGGCTACCCGCTCGTCGTCAAGCCGCGCTTCGGCGCGGGCGCCGAGGGCGTCGCCATGTTGCACGCCGCGGAGGACCTGGACGCCTTTCTCGACTCCGCCGGCACGGCCGCGGGCTCCGAGGAACCGTTCCTGCCGGGCCGGTGGATGGCGGAGGCCTTCGTCCGCGCACCCTTCTTCCACGTCGACGGCATCATGCGGGACGGCGCCGTGGTGCACTGCTGGCCCTCCCAGTACAGCAGCGGCGTGGCGGAGCACCTGAAAGACGCGACCGGCCTCAGCAGCGTGCTGCTCGCACCGGACGACGAACGCACCCCCGTCCTCATGGAGTTCACGGCCGCCGTCATCGCCGCCCTGCCCCGACCGGAGCAGACCACCGCCTTCCATCTTGAGGCGTGGATCGGCGACGACGGACGGCCCGTGCTCTGCGAGATCGCCTGCCGCGCCGGGGGCGTGCTCGTCGCCGACGCCTACGAGCGGGCCTTCGGCGTCCACCTGGCCAAGGAGGGCCTGCGCGCCCAGTGCGGCATGCCGCTCACGCTCACCGAACAGCCCACGGCTCCCGCCCCGGCGGCCGCCTGGGCCATCTTCCCGGCCGGCAAGGGCGTCTTCGCCCCTCCGGCCGGCCCCTGCCCCGTGCCGGGCGTCGAGCTGACCCTTCACCTCGCTGCGGGGACGAGGAGCGAGGGGATGACGTACCTGGGCGAGTCCGCTGCGGGCGTCCTGGTCACCGCGGACACCGCGGCCGAGGCCGGCAGACGGCTGAACGACGCCACGCAGTGGTGGACGCTGAACGCACGCTGGACGTAGCGGCGGTCCGCCGCGGCCCCCCGGGGCCGCGGCGGCTTCCGGCGCCGGTGGCGCACCTGCGCCCGACGGCGCCGGTCCGCGCCCCGGAGCGCTCCGTTCACTCCCGGACGCCCTGATGAAACGGGCCCTTCCGGTTGTACATTTGCGCTGGGACGCGACAGCGGAGGGGACCGCCTCATGTCGACCCTTGATATCGCGACCGCGCCGCTCGACCTGCCCGCAGTCCGCAGTCAGGTCGACGCCGTCCTGTCCGTATTCCTGGAAGGCAAGGCCCGCGCCGCCGCCGCGGACGGCCACCCGGCCGTGGTCACCGAATTCCTCGGCGACTTCCTCTTCTCGGGCGGCAAACGGCTGCGCCCCCTGCTGTGCGTCATCGGCTGGCACGCGGCCGGCGGCCACGGCACCCCCGCCCCGACGCTGCGGGTGGCGGCCTCCCTGGAGATGTTCCACGCCTTCGCCCTCGTCCACGACGACCTCATGGACGACTCCGCCACCCGCCGCGGGCGGCCCACCCTGCACCGCGCCTTCGCCGACCGCCACCGGGCCGGCCGCAGCGCGGCCGCCGCCGACCGGCTCGGCAGTAACGCCGCCCTCCTGATCGGCGACGTCGCCCTCGTCTGGTCCGACGAGCTCCTGCACACCGCCGGACTGCGCGCCGGCCGCCTCGCCGACGTCCTGCGCGTCGTCGACGCGATGCGCACCGAAGTGATGTACGGCCAGTGCCTCGACCTGCTGGCCACCGGCCGCCCCACCGCGAGCACCGCGCACGCGCTGGCCATCGTCCGCTGCAAGACCGCCAGGTACACGGTCGAACGCCCGCTCCACATCGGCGCCGCCATGGCCGGCGCGGGCCCGGCCTTCCGCGCGCGGCTGAGCGAGTACGCCCTGCCGCTCGGCGACGCCTTCCAGCTCCGCGACGACCTCCTCGGCGTCTACGGCGACCCGGCCGTCACCGGCAAGCCCCGGCTGGACGACCTGCGCGACGGCAAGCACACCACGCTCGTCGCCCTGGCCCTGGAACGCGCCGACCGCGCCCAGCGGCGGGCCCTGCACGCCCTGCTCGGCAACCCGGACCTGGACGAGACGGGCGCCGACCGGATCCGTGCCGTCTTCGCCGAGACCGGCGCCCACGCCACGGTCGAACGGCTCATCCAGTCCCGCTGCGAGCAGGCCGAGGAAGCCCTCGACCACGAGTCCTTCCCGCCCGCCGCGCTCGGCGCCCTGCGCCGGCTGGCCCGGGGCGCCGCCGCCCGGACCGCATGACGGTCCGAACACCGTTCGCACGGGCGAAGTTACGTTCCGTCAAGGTTTTTATGCGACGGACTGGACGCACGGGGCCTCCGGGACGGCATCAGAAGTGAGAGCGCGTGATGCTCTCCCGGGTCGTCGGGGGGCAGCAGGCCTGGACCGCTTCGGAAAAGAGACTAGGGAAACGTGATGTTCGACGGCACGACGCCGCCCGGACGCCGCAGGGGGGCGACCCTCGCACGGCGCACAGAACAGCACCACGTGCGGGGTCCGGCGTGAGCGCCCGGCACGCCGTGCTGGGCACGGCCGCCAAGGATCAGCACTCGGTGGTGTACGAGTCCTTCGTCCTGCGCAAACGGGGCGCCTATGTGAACTGGTCCTACGTCAAGCTGTATTCGATGGAGGACGCCCGTGAGGCGGCGAACGAGGCCTTCTTCAAGCTGTACCTGCACTGGGACGACGCGCTGGCCAGCGCCAGCACCGACGCCTTCGCCTTCAAGATCCTCCGCGATGTCGTGGCCGACATACTACGAAAACGCGACCGGCGTCCCTGCGTTCCGGTCGGCCTCGCCTTCGAGCCCACGGTCAAGCCCATCGCCGGCATCCCCAGCGAGGAGGTCGACCAGATCACCGCGCGCATGGAGGTGCACCGGGCCGTGGCCCGGCTCTCCGAGCGGCAGAACCGCTGCATCACCCTGCACTACTTCCTCGGCTACACCCCCGAGGAGATCGCCGACATCACGGGCCTTGCCGCCTCCACCGTCCGCTCCCACCTGGCCGCCGGCCGCAGTGCCCTGGCCGCGCTCCTCGACGCGCCCGCCGGCGAACCGCCCGCTCACGAGAAAGGCCACCACGGATGATCGACGACATCCTGCGCGGGACGCAGATCCGGACCCCCGCTTACAGCAGCGAGCAGCGCGCCGAGGACGACCGCCTGCTGCGGGCCCGGATCGAGCAGGTGGAGCGGCGCCGCGCCCTCGCCTCCCGCAGCCCGGCCCACGACTGGCTGGTTCCCACCTCCCCGGAACTGGCCGACCTGCTCCTGCAGTCCGTCGACGACGAGGCCCTCGCCTCGTTGTGGAAGCTCAAGCGGCGCCTGCGCCGCGATCTGAAGGAGCTGTGCAGCCAGGTCGCCCAGGCGCCCGGCGCGGCCGAGCGGCTGGTGGAGTTCGCGGAGGCCGAGCGCCCGACCGACCCCGTGGGCGCCCGCGGCCTGGGCTGCCTGCTCTACCTCAACGGCTGTGAGGCGGGGGCGCGGTTCTGGTGGCGGTACGCCGCCGGCGCCGACGACGCCACCAGCGCCTACTGCCTCTTCCTGGAGGGGCTGCTGCGCGACCGGCCCGGCGAGGCCGTCCACTGCTACCGCGAGCTGAACGCCGGCGGATTCCTGTGCGACGAGGACTGGGAGGGGCCCGACGCCGGGGCCCCCGCCACCGCCTCGTGGCCGACGGCCGTCAGCGAACACATCCGCGAGGTCAACACCGGCTCGGGACACGGGCAGGTGCCCATCCCCGAGGGCTACCTGGACGACGCCTCCCCGGCCGAACGCGACGAACTCCTCTGCCACCGCTGCTGAACGCCGCCGCCCGTGCCCTGCGGACCCGTGCGGGCCGCAGGGCACCGCCATGCCCACCCCGGACCGAAGGATCACCATGCCCCGACCACGCATCCCCCGACCGCTCCGGCCCCGGCGACGCCGGTTCCCGGCGCCGCGGAAGCACACCGGCGTGCGCCGCTTCGCCCGCGCCCACCGCGTCCAGATCGTCGGCGCCCTCCTGAGCGGCACCCTGCCCGCCGCGGCCGAGGTCCTCGGACCGTGGCTGCGGCGCTGACACGCGGGGCCGGACTGCGCCGGCCGGACAGGCCGGCCCGGGGCCGGCCTGTCCCCGCGTCAGGCCGCAGGGGCCGAAGTGACCTTCTTGCCCTGGTCGTTCACGGCGAACCACAGGCCCTGCTTGCCCTGCCCCGCCGTGTCGCCGGGTTTCTTGTCGCCCGTGAACCAGTAGACCGGCCAGCAGTCGACCGCCAGCTGCTCGGTGCCGTCCGGGCGGGTGACGGTGGTGATCAGCTTCTCCGGCACCCCGCGCACCGCGCTCTTCTCGACGGGCTTGGCGGGCTTCCAGGTCTCCAGGCAGGTGCCGGTGCACGCGAACTTCATCGGCCAGGCGCTGTCCTTGGCGAACCGGTACAGGGTCCGGCCCTGGCCGTCCACGAGGATCTTGCCGAGGGCGGGGTTGTCGGCGACGGACACGCCCGCGGCAGCGGGCTTCTCCCCTTGCTTCTCCCCCTCCTTCTCCTGGCCCTTCTCGCCTTCCTTCTCCCCTTCCTTCTCCTCCTGCTTCGCGCCCGCCTTCTTGCCGTCCGGCGCGAACGCGCTCCACGTGCCGCCCACTCCCTGGCCCTTGGTGTCGCCGGGCGCGGTGTCCTTGGCGTAGCGGTAGACGGGCCAGCCCGCGAGCGTGAGCTGCTTGGTCCCGTCGGCGCGCTGCACCTCCCCGACCTTCGCCCCGATCCCGGACGCCGCGGTCGCATCGCCTGCGGGCACGGGCGGCCAGGCCTTCGCGCAGTCGCCGTCGCACGTGGAGGCGGGCGGCTGCGCCGTGTCCTTGTCGAAGCGGTAGAGGGTCATGCCCGCGCTGTCGGCGACGACGGAGCCGATCCCCGGGGCCTCACGCACCGTCATCTCCTTGGCCGGGGCGTTCTTCGCCTGCGTTTGCGAGGAGCCGCCCGAGCCGTAGCCGCCGGCCCCGTACCCCTCGCCGATCTTGGAGGAGCTCCCGGCCGGGGCCTTGCCGTAGTCGTCCTTCGTGGACGAGTCACCGCCGCCGCAGGCCGCCGTGAGCATCATGACCGTGATCGCCGCTCCTGCGAGAGAGGCGTGACGCAGCTTGTTCATGAACCGTCCTTTGCTCGTGTTCCGGCGGTGAACCGCCGTTGCAGGGGGGATACGGAGCGGGTCCTTCGTCCGCTCAACGGGACCGGAAATTTGTCATCCGGTGACAGAAAGCGCTCAGCCGGCGGCCGCGATGCGCAGGGCGAGGGCGGGGCAGCGCCGCACCGCCCGCAGGGCCCGGCCGCGCATCCGCGCCGGGAGGGGCATCACGGCCCGTTCGGGGTAGCCGTCCGCGCCGAGCCGCAGCAGCCCGGGCAGCAGGTCCGCGCACAACCCGTGCCCCCGGCACAGCGTCCAGTCCACGAGCAGCTGCTCGGCGGGCGGCCGGGCGGAGCCGTCGGCACGGGCCGGTGACACGGACGTGTGCACGGCAGGCCCCTCGGGCAGCGGCAGGGCGCCGAGCGTCGGGCGGGCGCAGCCGTGCCCGAGGGCGTGGGCGGCGAACTCGTCGGTGAACACCGTGAGCGCGGAGGCCACGAACCGGGCGGTGCCGTCGGGGTGGGCGCAGGCGCCGCGCCGCTCCACCGCGGCCATCCGCGCGCGGGCCGCGTCCAGGGCGCGCTGCCCGCCGCCGTCCGCCGCGTCGGCCAGGGCGTCCGTGAGGGAGGGCAGACCGAGGGCGCAGGGCCCGCACTGGCCGGCCGACTGGGCCGCCAGCCACCGGGCCGTCCGGACCACTTCGCCCACGGGGCAGGTCGTCTCCGGCAGCGGCAGTACGGCTCCGGCGCCGAGGACGCCGCCGGCCGCGGCGAGCGAGTCGCGCGAGACGGTGGCCGAGCGGGCGGCCTGCGCCGGCAGCCAGCCGCCGTGGTAGCCGCCGACCAGGACGCCCTGGCCCGGCGCCGTCCGGCACAGGTCGAGGATGTACGTCAGGGGCACGCCGGTCGGGGTCTCGACCACGTGGGTGCCGGCGACGGTCAGCATGACGGTGCCGGGCTCGGTGGGCAGCCCGCACGCGCCGTAGCCCGCGGCCCCGAGCCGTGCCGCGACGGCGAGCTGGGCGAAGGTCTCGGTGTTGGAGAGCAGGGTGGGGGAGCCGCCGAGGCCGCTCTCGCTGGTGCGGATCCTGCGGCCGGACGGCAGCGCGGGGCCGCCGTCGATGCCGCGGACGAGCGCGGAGCTCTCGCCGGTGACGAAGCGTTCGGGCAGCAGGGTCACGTCCGCCCGGGGCTCGGAGGAGCCGCGTTCGGCGATGGCGCGGTTCACCGACCGCTCGACGTCGGGACGGGTCACGCCGACGGCCACGCGCTGGGCGCCGAGCGCCTTCGCCGCGAGCACGGCGCCGTCGA is drawn from Streptomyces roseifaciens and contains these coding sequences:
- a CDS encoding D-2-hydroxyacid dehydrogenase family protein is translated as MKLRCAVLDDFQSVATTVADWSPVADDVDVVSFPEHFATEDGLAAALADFDIVVTLRERVPFPASLFARLPRLKLLVASGMRNSVIDHAAAEQHGVTVCGTASSSTPPVELTWALLLGLARGIVPEATALRLGGPWQSTVGADLHGRRLGLLGLGKIGSRVAQVGLAFGMEVVAWSQNLTKERTDEVGTGLAASKEELLETSDFVSVHLALSDRTRGLLGAAELGLMRPTSYLINTSRAAIVDQDALLAALHGGTIAGAGVDVFDVEPLPEDHPMRSAPRLLATPHLGYVSRSNYATYYGHAVEDIQAFLAGSPVRRLG
- a CDS encoding flavin reductase family protein, with product MTVDATTLRSVLRAHASGVAVLTAATPAGPVGVTITSFTSLSAEPALVSFALADSSSTWARMKDAHWFGIQTLGAGQTELAERFAAKGADRFAPPTRWSTGPHGVPLLEGCPARLVCSRREVVRAGDHHLVVAAVEHAERGEPADGLVHLHGALRAVGSTTPARI
- a CDS encoding polyprenyl synthetase family protein; translated protein: MSTLDIATAPLDLPAVRSQVDAVLSVFLEGKARAAAADGHPAVVTEFLGDFLFSGGKRLRPLLCVIGWHAAGGHGTPAPTLRVAASLEMFHAFALVHDDLMDDSATRRGRPTLHRAFADRHRAGRSAAAADRLGSNAALLIGDVALVWSDELLHTAGLRAGRLADVLRVVDAMRTEVMYGQCLDLLATGRPTASTAHALAIVRCKTARYTVERPLHIGAAMAGAGPAFRARLSEYALPLGDAFQLRDDLLGVYGDPAVTGKPRLDDLRDGKHTTLVALALERADRAQRRALHALLGNPDLDETGADRIRAVFAETGAHATVERLIQSRCEQAEEALDHESFPPAALGALRRLARGAAARTA
- a CDS encoding LLM class flavin-dependent oxidoreductase, encoding MSIISTARRTMKLGAFLPAPGHHVAAWRHPNARPDGGLDFAYYRSLVQTAERGKFDMVFLSDGAGVRTHYRDADELSRQGRMVHFEPLTLLSALAVHTTHIGLTATASTTYNEPFNVARKFSSLDHLSAGRAGWNVVTSVTDAEAQNFNLDRQPAHAARYHRAREFMEVVTGLWDSWEDDAFLYDKESGRYFDPAKLHVLGHKGEHFQVRGPLNLARSPQGRPVIVQAGSSGDGMDFAARWAEVVFTAQQTLGQAQVFYKDVKDRVAGHGRNPDDVKVLPGVFIVAGRTQAEAEDKYAVLQDLVDPVVGLGLLTGLLGDVDISHLPLDGPLPELPPTEGSTSRQQLVYEQARSQGLTIRELFLSVAGGRGHRFLLGTPETIADELESWFTEGGADGFNVMPGYLPDGLDDIVDLVVPELQRRGLFRTEYEGTTLRDHLGLQRPAFAPTGSGS
- a CDS encoding ATP-grasp domain-containing protein, translating into MHKILLFSRRSLGKRPLQEWLGATAGNVVLVTPRTAVEGAEDVVEQHFLGHALVDSYDSWAADRAAETAARSFGVGLVASTSEDDVIRAARLRERLGLPGQHTASALAYRDKAVMKRLARDAGLTVPAFAPVDDAMDLLDFIDAHGYPLVVKPRFGAGAEGVAMLHAAEDLDAFLDSAGTAAGSEEPFLPGRWMAEAFVRAPFFHVDGIMRDGAVVHCWPSQYSSGVAEHLKDATGLSSVLLAPDDERTPVLMEFTAAVIAALPRPEQTTAFHLEAWIGDDGRPVLCEIACRAGGVLVADAYERAFGVHLAKEGLRAQCGMPLTLTEQPTAPAPAAAWAIFPAGKGVFAPPAGPCPVPGVELTLHLAAGTRSEGMTYLGESAAGVLVTADTAAEAGRRLNDATQWWTLNARWT
- a CDS encoding NADH-ubiquinone oxidoreductase-F iron-sulfur binding region domain-containing protein; the encoded protein is MNRTVPALATVGPPRLLAGLDETAWMDRDAHLAVHGPAPGLDVGELAGLAEEIGLRGRGGAGFLFARKLRAVATALHRKGSSAAVVVNGSEGEPGCLKDTALLLYAPHLVLDGAVLAAKALGAQRVAVGVTRPDVERSVNRAIAERGSSEPRADVTLLPERFVTGESSALVRGIDGGPALPSGRRIRTSESGLGGSPTLLSNTETFAQLAVAARLGAAGYGACGLPTEPGTVMLTVAGTHVVETPTGVPLTYILDLCRTAPGQGVLVGGYHGGWLPAQAARSATVSRDSLAAAGGVLGAGAVLPLPETTCPVGEVVRTARWLAAQSAGQCGPCALGLPSLTDALADAADGGGQRALDAARARMAAVERRGACAHPDGTARFVASALTVFTDEFAAHALGHGCARPTLGALPLPEGPAVHTSVSPARADGSARPPAEQLLVDWTLCRGHGLCADLLPGLLRLGADGYPERAVMPLPARMRGRALRAVRRCPALALRIAAAG
- a CDS encoding RNA polymerase sigma factor; protein product: MSARHAVLGTAAKDQHSVVYESFVLRKRGAYVNWSYVKLYSMEDAREAANEAFFKLYLHWDDALASASTDAFAFKILRDVVADILRKRDRRPCVPVGLAFEPTVKPIAGIPSEEVDQITARMEVHRAVARLSERQNRCITLHYFLGYTPEEIADITGLAASTVRSHLAAGRSALAALLDAPAGEPPAHEKGHHG
- a CDS encoding SCO0930 family lipoprotein, translated to MNKLRHASLAGAAITVMMLTAACGGGDSSTKDDYGKAPAGSSSKIGEGYGAGGYGSGGSSQTQAKNAPAKEMTVREAPGIGSVVADSAGMTLYRFDKDTAQPPASTCDGDCAKAWPPVPAGDATAASGIGAKVGEVQRADGTKQLTLAGWPVYRYAKDTAPGDTKGQGVGGTWSAFAPDGKKAGAKQEEKEGEKEGEKGQEKEGEKQGEKPAAAGVSVADNPALGKILVDGQGRTLYRFAKDSAWPMKFACTGTCLETWKPAKPVEKSAVRGVPEKLITTVTRPDGTEQLAVDCWPVYWFTGDKKPGDTAGQGKQGLWFAVNDQGKKVTSAPAA